DNA sequence from the Mycobacteriales bacterium genome:
TCTCAGCCGCGGGCGGAGGGAGCGTGCGTGCAACCTTTGTCGGCGAGCGACCTGGAACCACCGCATATCGACGGTCCCCGCCGCCTGCTGGTCGGGTACGACCGGCACCCTGCCAGCCACCGCGCGCTCGTGGTCGCGGCGGCGCTCGCCACCGCGCTCGACGCGACACTCGTCATCCTGCACGTCGTGGATCTCGAGGACTACCCGGTCGACCCCGACTCGGAGGAATGGGAGACCGCCGCGAAGCGCACCATCGACCAGGAACGGCAAGAGGCCGCACAGCTGCTCGCGTCGAGCCGCGTGCAGTGGGCGTTCGAGACTGCGCGGGACGAACCCGTGCACGCCCTCGCCCGCGCGGCCCACGACCACGACGCACTGTTCATCGTGGTCGGCGCGAGCGGTCGTGGACTCGCCCAGCGGCTGCTGCACGGTTCGGTGCCGCAGGCGCTGCTGCGCAAGCAGCGCAAACCCGTGCTCGTCGTACCGTCGCCCGCCGACTGACCGTTCGGTACCATGGGGGACGCGTGATGGCGGTGGGACCCGCCAACAACCGTCGCAACCCGCGGCCAATGGTTCCTACCTCTTCGGTAGGAGGCTGCGTTGGATCGGCACGCACGAGTGCTGCGCCGTTTCGCTGGGCTGGCAACAATCGGCTCAGGCAGCGGCATCGATCCCGACCTGGGCGTCGATGACCAACCCGCTCGACCGCTGATCGGCGCGACCGGGGTCCGGACGGCATCGGGCGACTCACGATGGCCGAGGATCCGATCGGACGTGGTCGCGGTCATCGCCCTCGGTGGCGTCGCCGGCGGCCTCGCGCGCTACGGACTCGGGCGCGCCTGGCCCGCATCCCCCAACGCCTTTCCCTGGACGACCCTGCTGACCAACACCACGGGAGCGTTCGTGCTCGCGGTCGTGCTCGTCCTGGCGCTGGAACGCCGGCCTGACAGCAGGTACCTGCGACCTGCACTGGGCACCGGCTTCTGCGGGTCCTATACGACGTTCTCCAGCGTCGCGGTGTCGACCGATCTGCTCGGTGCGCACGGCCATCCTGCGACCGCGGCGCTCTACGTACTCGGCAGCCTGTTGGCCGGCCTTGCAGCAACGGTGTGCGGAGTAGTCATCGCGCGCTCGCTAGCGACGTCTGCCCGAGCGACGCCATGACGGTCACGATCCTGGTCGGGGTAGCCGCGGGTGCCGGCGCGGTCTTCCGCTACCTGCTCGACCGCCTGATCCAGCACCAACATGCCTCCACGTTTCCATTCGGAACGCTCACGATCAACGTCCTGGGCTCGTTCGTCCTCGGCCTGACCACGGGACTGGCCACCCATCACGGCTTGTCGGCGCGCACCGCCGACGTGATCGGCATCGGTATCTGCGGTGGGTTCACCACGTGGTCGACCTACTGCTGGGAGACGATCGCGCTGGCCGAGAGCAACGAGCTGGCGCAGTCCGTGGTCAACGTTGCGGCCAGCCTGACGGCCGGCCTGCTGGCTGCGGCTGCGGGACTGGGACTCGCACTGCTGTAGGTCAGCGCGCGACCTGCAGCACGGCGTAGCTTCCCTGCCGGTACACCAGCCGGTACGTCGTACCTGGATGCAACGAGTCCGCGAAGACGACCGGAGAGTCGGCGGCCGAACCTTCGATCGACGTGTCGATCGCTACATACTCGGGGATCGTCGAGCCGGTGTCTCCGATCGTGAACACCGTGTGATGCGGCACAAGGAGCGTCAGCAGGCCGACATCCGACTCGACGCTTGTGCCACGCGGTACGGCGGCCACCGCCGCGGTTGCCGAGGCCGGGAGTCGCTGGTAGCTGGACGGGCGGACGAGGTCACGGAGCGGGAACTGAACGCAGAGCACGAGCGACACCGCAAGCGCGAGCGCAGGAAGGCGTTGCACGACGCTGCGAACGGTCGGTGAGTCGCTCGAACGCAGCCGGACCAGGCCATCGACCATCGCAGCGAACACGATCGGCATGAGCACTGCGCTGTAGTGCCACGAGGTGCCCCAATACCTCGAATCAGCCGACTCGAACCGCCACACCAGGGTGGGAAGCCCGACGAGAAGCAGCGGCGACCGCAACGCGGCGAACCCCGTGATCGCAACGAGCAGCAGCACCGTGTGCAGCTTCGTCGCGGGCGACACGAGGCGCGTCACGAGCGTGACCGGGTTCGCTGCCGCGGAAGTGTGCACCATTCCCCAATAGGTATAGGTGTGGTGCGGATTGAAGGCAGGGATCACGAGCCCGATGATCACGGCGGTGGCGACCGCGCCACCGACGAGCGTGAGCAGACCGAGCTTTCGCTCGCCACGAAACACGAGGTAGACGCCGATCGCTGCGACGGTGAGCCCGAGGTCCTCCTTCACCAACACCAGCGGAGCGGACCACAGCACCGCCGCCCGCCAGCGACGTTCGACGAGTGCAGCACAGGCGAACGCCAGCAGCGGGACGGCGAAGGCGACCTCGTGAAAATCCGCCGCGACCGCAGACTGGATGCCCCACGCGAGCGCGTAGCAGACCCCGACGAGAACACCCGTACGCCGGCCGAGATGGCGCATGGCGAGCCGCGTGATGGGAACGATCGCGACGGCGAACAACGCCGCCTGTGCGACCTGAAGCGTCAGTGGGCTCGGGAA
Encoded proteins:
- a CDS encoding universal stress protein, translating into MQPLSASDLEPPHIDGPRRLLVGYDRHPASHRALVVAAALATALDATLVILHVVDLEDYPVDPDSEEWETAAKRTIDQERQEAAQLLASSRVQWAFETARDEPVHALARAAHDHDALFIVVGASGRGLAQRLLHGSVPQALLRKQRKPVLVVPSPAD
- a CDS encoding CrcB family protein, whose translation is MDRHARVLRRFAGLATIGSGSGIDPDLGVDDQPARPLIGATGVRTASGDSRWPRIRSDVVAVIALGGVAGGLARYGLGRAWPASPNAFPWTTLLTNTTGAFVLAVVLVLALERRPDSRYLRPALGTGFCGSYTTFSSVAVSTDLLGAHGHPATAALYVLGSLLAGLAATVCGVVIARSLATSARATP
- the crcB gene encoding fluoride efflux transporter CrcB; this translates as MTVTILVGVAAGAGAVFRYLLDRLIQHQHASTFPFGTLTINVLGSFVLGLTTGLATHHGLSARTADVIGIGICGGFTTWSTYCWETIALAESNELAQSVVNVAASLTAGLLAAAAGLGLALL
- a CDS encoding DUF2079 domain-containing protein, which translates into the protein MRPASLQRPARAVLGRPAAVDLCPDAGGRRSGREPLWWAPYAIAAVAFAAYAAYSIAQYLRIAEPSWDLAIFTQIVQGYAHLHAPVADIRGPHLDALGDHFSPVLAVLAPAYRVFPSPLTLQVAQAALFAVAIVPITRLAMRHLGRRTGVLVGVCYALAWGIQSAVAADFHEVAFAVPLLAFACAALVERRWRAAVLWSAPLVLVKEDLGLTVAAIGVYLVFRGERKLGLLTLVGGAVATAVIIGLVIPAFNPHHTYTYWGMVHTSAAANPVTLVTRLVSPATKLHTVLLLVAITGFAALRSPLLLVGLPTLVWRFESADSRYWGTSWHYSAVLMPIVFAAMVDGLVRLRSSDSPTVRSVVQRLPALALAVSLVLCVQFPLRDLVRPSSYQRLPASATAAVAAVPRGTSVESDVGLLTLLVPHHTVFTIGDTGSTIPEYVAIDTSIEGSAADSPVVFADSLHPGTTYRLVYRQGSYAVLQVAR